A window of Rubricoccus marinus contains these coding sequences:
- a CDS encoding EcsC family protein: MQAVRQFVLDRLYPRAIDGLPVLGTPEAFAARFNDEANSPRERAEKLVNTHIALSSATGFASGLGGWLTLPITLPANLGGVAMLQIHMAASVAALAGKDPSDDLIRSRVLECLIGASPDPASGPVRDAEQETFDRIGLKFAEKGLNAAISVAAGAAKWGAKKAASSVAKRRLLRGVPLVGGVIGALSDGFTTRQVARNALDMFLDDGGIPQPSGFPPASGDGLPENTPSPAPSEPSEA; encoded by the coding sequence ATGCAAGCCGTTCGCCAATTCGTCCTCGACCGCCTTTATCCCCGCGCCATCGACGGCCTCCCCGTTCTCGGCACGCCTGAGGCCTTTGCTGCCCGCTTCAACGACGAGGCCAACTCCCCGCGCGAGCGCGCCGAGAAGCTCGTCAACACGCACATCGCGCTCTCCAGCGCGACTGGCTTCGCCAGCGGCCTCGGCGGCTGGCTCACGCTGCCGATCACGCTCCCGGCCAACCTCGGCGGCGTGGCGATGCTCCAGATCCACATGGCCGCCAGCGTCGCCGCGCTGGCAGGCAAGGACCCCTCCGATGACCTGATCCGGTCGCGCGTGCTGGAATGCCTGATCGGCGCCTCGCCGGACCCCGCCAGCGGCCCCGTCCGCGACGCCGAGCAGGAAACCTTCGACCGCATCGGCCTCAAGTTCGCCGAGAAGGGCCTCAACGCCGCCATCTCCGTCGCCGCCGGCGCCGCGAAGTGGGGCGCTAAAAAGGCCGCGAGCTCCGTCGCCAAGCGGCGCCTCTTGCGCGGCGTGCCCCTCGTGGGCGGCGTGATCGGCGCGCTCAGCGACGGCTTTACGACGCGGCAGGTAGCTCGCAACGCCCTCGACATGTTCTTGGACGACGGCGGCATCCCGCAGCCGTCCGGCTTCCCGCCGGCCTCTGGCGACGGCCTACCGGAGAACACTCCCAGCCCCGCGCCGTCGGAGCCTTCCGAGGCATAG
- a CDS encoding vWA domain-containing protein translates to MRIRYGPWDDERHGDNRPAFDKLYDLFQQLLLHTGGDADEALRWLTALDEKYGLTDDEMGMGDFIEELKNRGYIDRDEETGVVQITAKAERGLRERSLEDIFDQLKKGGKGDHKTPFSGLGDERQPETRPYAFGDDVSNLDVTGTLSNAFRHGSGIGADFRVREDDFQVFETDHHASMATVLMIDLSHSMILYGEDRITPARKTALALAQLITTRYPKDTLDIVAFGNDAWEVEIKDLPYLNVGPFHTNTRAGLQRARDILRRRKNRNKQIFMITDGKPSCHFENGRMYRNAYGLDRKIINKVLDEGAICRREGIPITTFMIAKDPYLQGFVRELTEVNQGRAYYAGLDDLGGFLFEDYVQNRRKTVR, encoded by the coding sequence ATGAGGATCCGCTACGGCCCCTGGGACGACGAGCGACACGGCGACAACCGCCCCGCGTTCGACAAGCTTTACGACCTGTTCCAGCAGCTCTTGCTCCACACCGGCGGCGACGCTGATGAGGCGCTCCGCTGGCTGACCGCGCTAGACGAGAAGTACGGCCTGACCGACGATGAGATGGGCATGGGCGACTTCATCGAAGAGCTCAAAAACCGGGGCTACATCGACCGCGACGAGGAGACCGGCGTGGTCCAGATCACCGCAAAGGCCGAACGCGGCCTGCGCGAGCGGTCGCTGGAGGACATCTTCGACCAGCTCAAGAAAGGAGGCAAGGGAGACCACAAGACGCCGTTTTCGGGACTGGGCGACGAGCGTCAGCCCGAGACGCGCCCGTACGCTTTCGGCGACGACGTCTCCAACCTCGACGTGACCGGCACGCTCTCCAACGCCTTCCGCCACGGCTCCGGCATCGGCGCCGACTTTCGCGTGCGCGAGGACGACTTCCAGGTCTTCGAGACGGACCACCACGCCAGCATGGCGACGGTCCTGATGATCGACCTTTCGCACTCGATGATCCTCTACGGCGAGGACCGCATCACGCCCGCCCGAAAAACGGCGCTGGCGCTCGCGCAGCTCATCACCACGCGCTACCCCAAGGACACGCTGGACATCGTGGCCTTTGGCAACGATGCATGGGAGGTCGAGATCAAGGACCTGCCATACCTCAACGTCGGCCCGTTCCACACCAACACGCGCGCCGGGCTCCAGCGCGCCCGCGACATCCTTCGCCGGCGGAAAAACCGCAACAAGCAGATCTTTATGATCACCGACGGCAAGCCGTCGTGTCACTTCGAGAACGGCCGGATGTACCGCAACGCGTACGGGTTGGACCGAAAGATCATCAACAAGGTGCTGGACGAGGGCGCCATCTGCCGCCGCGAGGGCATCCCGATCACGACGTTCATGATCGCCAAGGACCCGTACCTCCAGGGCTTCGTCCGCGAACTGACCGAGGTAAACCAGGGCCGCGCGTACTACGCCGGCCTGGACGACCTGGGCGGCTTTCTGTTCGAGGACTACGTCCAGAACCGCCGCAAGACCGTGCGGTAG
- the rsmA gene encoding 16S rRNA (adenine(1518)-N(6)/adenine(1519)-N(6))-dimethyltransferase RsmA: MSVRPKKGLGQHFLAEPSVVRQIVDAVNAPPEAQVVEIGPGEGAMTGALLARYPDLIALEIDGEAIAHLRQKHPTLDLREGDVLDVDWAALAHSAGAAAEASGARGESAARLHIVGNLPYYITSPILFSLLDAREHVARAVVMVQKEVADRIVAPEGSKTYGTLSVYFALLARAELLFDVDRRAFRPPPNVESAVVAIDFTNPPEAGLDSAALRRVVRAAFGQRRKMLRNSLRPLAQETAREIPEWAATLRPEQVSPADFVRLTHAFFSP; encoded by the coding sequence ATGTCCGTCCGTCCCAAGAAAGGCCTGGGCCAGCACTTCCTCGCCGAGCCGTCGGTCGTCCGCCAGATCGTGGACGCCGTGAACGCGCCGCCAGAGGCGCAGGTCGTCGAGATCGGCCCCGGAGAGGGCGCCATGACGGGTGCGCTCCTGGCGCGCTACCCGGACCTCATCGCGCTGGAGATCGACGGCGAGGCGATTGCGCACCTCCGCCAGAAGCACCCCACGCTGGACCTCCGCGAGGGCGACGTGCTGGACGTGGATTGGGCCGCACTCGCGCACTCGGCCGGGGCCGCCGCCGAGGCCTCTGGCGCCAGAGGCGAGAGCGCCGCGCGCCTCCACATTGTCGGCAACTTGCCGTACTACATCACCTCGCCCATCCTCTTCTCGCTCCTGGACGCGCGCGAGCACGTCGCGCGGGCGGTCGTGATGGTGCAGAAGGAGGTCGCGGACCGGATCGTGGCGCCCGAGGGGAGCAAGACGTACGGGACGCTCTCGGTGTACTTCGCGCTGCTCGCGCGCGCCGAACTCCTCTTCGACGTGGACCGCCGCGCCTTCCGCCCGCCGCCCAACGTGGAGAGCGCCGTCGTCGCGATTGACTTCACGAACCCGCCAGAGGCGGGGCTAGATTCCGCCGCGCTCCGCCGCGTCGTCCGCGCGGCGTTCGGGCAGCGCCGCAAGATGCTGAGGAACAGCCTGAGGCCTCTGGCGCAGGAGACGGCGCGCGAGATCCCCGAGTGGGCCGCGACGCTGCGCCCGGAGCAGGTCTCGCCCGCCGACTTCGTCCGCCTTACCCACGCCTTTTTTTCGCCGTGA
- a CDS encoding chemotaxis protein CheB, with translation MPVPDRLVAIGASAGGVEALANFLVQLDADFVAPIVVVLHVGATASGEFVRALDRSGPLAVTLAKDGEPLLGGHVYVAPPDHHLLVSGRTCVVAHGPKENRSRPAIDPLFRSAAVAYGPGALGVLLTGYLDDGVAGLGAILRMGGTAIVQDPADADFPDLPRNALARLTVDHVLPVLKMGPVVRRLIAAPMPAEPAHDDTREGLVAETKISTEAESHVAREERLGDLAPYACPECHGPLWKLDDPDVRRFRCHVGHAYTETTLADAQADATERALWAALRSLEERANLLSSMNEDARERGMGIGGFEERAAQAREHADQLRSLLLQGQ, from the coding sequence ATGCCCGTTCCGGATCGTCTCGTCGCCATCGGTGCGTCTGCCGGCGGCGTCGAGGCTCTCGCCAACTTCCTCGTCCAACTCGACGCGGACTTTGTAGCTCCTATCGTCGTCGTGCTGCACGTTGGGGCCACCGCCAGCGGCGAGTTCGTGCGCGCGCTGGACCGCTCGGGGCCTCTGGCGGTCACGCTGGCGAAGGACGGCGAGCCGCTCCTGGGCGGGCATGTGTACGTCGCTCCGCCGGATCATCACCTTCTCGTCTCCGGGAGGACGTGCGTGGTGGCGCACGGGCCGAAAGAGAACCGGTCACGCCCGGCCATCGACCCGCTGTTCCGGTCCGCGGCCGTCGCCTACGGGCCGGGAGCGCTCGGCGTGCTCCTGACGGGCTACCTAGACGATGGCGTGGCCGGGCTGGGTGCCATCTTGCGGATGGGGGGCACGGCGATCGTGCAGGATCCCGCCGACGCCGACTTCCCAGACCTCCCGCGGAACGCGCTCGCGCGGCTCACCGTGGACCACGTGTTGCCAGTCCTGAAGATGGGGCCGGTCGTCCGTCGTTTGATCGCCGCACCCATGCCCGCAGAGCCTGCCCACGACGACACCCGCGAGGGTCTCGTCGCCGAGACGAAGATCTCGACCGAGGCCGAGAGCCACGTCGCGCGAGAGGAGCGCCTGGGCGATCTCGCGCCGTACGCCTGCCCCGAATGCCACGGGCCACTCTGGAAGTTGGACGATCCCGACGTGCGCCGCTTCCGCTGCCACGTAGGCCATGCGTACACGGAAACCACGCTGGCCGATGCGCAGGCGGACGCGACCGAGCGTGCGCTGTGGGCCGCGCTTCGGTCGCTGGAGGAGCGCGCCAACCTCCTCTCCTCCATGAACGAGGACGCGCGCGAGCGGGGGATGGGCATCGGAGGGTTCGAGGAGCGCGCCGCCCAAGCCCGGGAGCACGCCGACCAACTCCGCAGCCTCCTCCTTCAGGGCCAGTAG
- a CDS encoding rhodanese-related sulfurtransferase: MYLVAAFYRFSSLPDFEALRAPLLALCHDRNVRGTILLAKEGVNGTIAGPASGVHAVLAHLRADPRLVELEHKESHAETQPFRKMKVRLKKEIVTMGVPELDPNETVGTYVPPEAWNDLISDPDVVLIDARNDYETAIGTFEGAIDPHTKSFRELPGWLEEQEALKEKPRVAMFCTGGIRCEKSTALLRARGFEDVYHLQGGILKYLEEVPEEESLWRGECFVFDERVSVGHGLEPGDYVLCRACGDPVSAEDRESPQYERGVSCPRCHDRYSEEDRERFRTRQRQMDAEGRGPASGARGEPA, encoded by the coding sequence ATGTACCTCGTCGCCGCCTTCTACCGCTTCTCCTCGCTGCCCGACTTCGAGGCCCTCCGCGCGCCGCTGCTCGCGCTCTGCCACGACCGCAACGTGCGCGGGACGATCCTGCTCGCGAAGGAAGGTGTCAACGGCACCATTGCGGGCCCGGCCTCTGGCGTCCACGCCGTGCTCGCGCACCTCCGGGCCGACCCGAGGCTGGTCGAGTTGGAGCACAAGGAGTCGCACGCCGAGACACAGCCGTTCCGCAAGATGAAGGTGCGCCTCAAGAAAGAGATCGTCACGATGGGCGTGCCCGAACTGGACCCCAACGAGACCGTCGGTACCTACGTCCCGCCAGAGGCCTGGAACGACCTCATCTCAGACCCAGACGTGGTCCTCATCGACGCGCGCAACGACTACGAGACGGCCATCGGCACGTTCGAAGGCGCCATCGACCCGCACACCAAGAGTTTCCGCGAGCTGCCCGGCTGGCTGGAGGAGCAGGAGGCGCTCAAAGAGAAGCCGCGCGTCGCGATGTTCTGCACCGGCGGGATCCGCTGTGAGAAGTCCACGGCGCTGCTCCGCGCCAGAGGCTTCGAGGACGTGTACCACCTCCAGGGCGGCATCCTCAAATACCTCGAAGAAGTGCCGGAGGAGGAAAGCCTCTGGCGAGGCGAGTGCTTCGTGTTTGACGAACGCGTGAGCGTCGGTCACGGCCTGGAGCCGGGCGATTACGTCCTCTGCCGCGCCTGCGGCGATCCGGTCTCGGCGGAGGACCGCGAGAGCCCGCAGTACGAGCGCGGCGTGAGTTGCCCCCGGTGCCACGACCGCTACTCCGAGGAGGACCGCGAGCGGTTCCGCACGCGCCAGAGGCAGATGGACGCGGAGGGGAGGGGGCCTGCCTCTGGCGCCAGAGGCGAACCCGCGTAG
- a CDS encoding polyhydroxyalkanoic acid system family protein, whose translation MPDIDLTRPHTLGRDGARRAADAVAARLKDEYRIRSEWSGDQLRVRGAGVKGELAVGEHDVRVTASLGLLARPFRNQLHREIERELDRALSHPA comes from the coding sequence GTGCCCGACATCGATCTCACCCGTCCCCACACCCTCGGCCGTGACGGCGCCCGCCGCGCGGCCGACGCCGTCGCCGCGCGCCTGAAGGACGAATACCGGATCCGCTCCGAGTGGTCCGGCGATCAGCTCCGCGTCCGCGGCGCGGGCGTCAAAGGCGAACTGGCTGTGGGCGAGCACGACGTTCGCGTCACCGCCTCGCTCGGCCTGCTCGCGCGCCCGTTCCGCAACCAACTCCACCGAGAGATCGAAAGGGAACTCGACCGCGCCCTCTCCCATCCCGCCTGA
- the mgtE gene encoding magnesium transporter, whose protein sequence is MTEPTTLPAPEAPPGSGTAFEVDDELVRNVGVLVDEGQRGMVLNLVADLRPADLARIVAHLPLADARTLFDWIPSEQTADVLPELESALRGDLLDDLTSPEIAALLDQLETDDQADVLGDLAETDSAMADAVLPQLEDAADVRQLLTYGDETAGGLMSTEYVAVLETATVAEATEEVRRLAETLDDVYVVYTIDARGCFVGFVTLKRLLLAPSRTPLAKIAETDVVTVEADLDQEEVARIMERYDLIALPVVSANGHLLGRITIDDVVDVIREEAEEDLQRAVGITGDEEISSSIFAVSRGRLVWLLLGLGGAYISGLVIVGFEDALQVAPVLALFIPIVMAMAGNAGIQSSAIAVQGLASGDIWRSDLVRRIGKELGVALINGLVLSVALALIVVASGFGDDTSRLALTAGLALMVVIVLSTLVGATVPLALSRIGIDPALAMGPFITVSNDILGLTIFFAVATVLYL, encoded by the coding sequence GTGACCGAGCCCACGACCCTGCCCGCGCCAGAGGCCCCGCCTGGGTCCGGCACCGCCTTCGAGGTCGACGACGAGCTCGTCCGCAACGTCGGCGTGCTCGTGGACGAGGGGCAGCGCGGCATGGTGCTCAACCTCGTCGCCGACCTCCGCCCGGCGGACCTCGCGCGGATCGTGGCGCACCTGCCTCTGGCGGACGCGCGGACGCTGTTCGACTGGATCCCGAGCGAGCAGACGGCCGACGTGCTGCCCGAGCTGGAAAGCGCGCTCCGCGGCGACCTCCTGGACGACCTCACCTCGCCCGAGATCGCCGCGCTCCTGGACCAGCTGGAGACCGACGACCAGGCCGACGTGCTGGGCGACCTCGCGGAGACCGACTCCGCGATGGCGGACGCGGTCCTGCCGCAACTGGAGGACGCCGCCGATGTCCGCCAGCTCCTCACCTACGGCGACGAGACCGCGGGCGGCCTCATGTCCACGGAGTACGTGGCCGTGCTGGAAACCGCGACCGTCGCCGAGGCCACCGAAGAGGTCCGCCGCCTCGCCGAAACGCTGGACGACGTCTACGTCGTCTACACCATCGACGCCAGAGGCTGCTTTGTGGGCTTCGTGACGCTGAAGCGGTTGCTCCTGGCGCCCTCGCGCACGCCTCTGGCGAAGATCGCCGAGACCGACGTGGTAACGGTGGAGGCGGACCTGGACCAGGAGGAAGTCGCCCGCATCATGGAGCGGTACGACCTCATCGCGCTGCCGGTCGTGAGCGCGAATGGTCACCTCCTGGGCCGCATCACGATTGACGACGTGGTGGACGTGATCCGCGAGGAGGCCGAAGAGGACCTCCAGCGCGCGGTCGGTATCACCGGCGACGAAGAGATCTCGTCCAGCATCTTCGCGGTGTCGCGAGGGCGCCTGGTGTGGTTGCTGCTCGGCCTGGGAGGCGCGTACATCTCCGGCCTCGTCATCGTCGGATTCGAGGACGCGCTGCAAGTCGCGCCCGTGCTCGCGCTGTTTATCCCCATCGTGATGGCGATGGCCGGCAACGCGGGGATTCAGAGCAGCGCCATCGCCGTGCAAGGCCTGGCCTCTGGCGACATCTGGCGCTCCGACCTCGTGCGGCGCATCGGCAAAGAGCTGGGCGTGGCGCTGATCAACGGGTTGGTCCTTTCGGTTGCGCTCGCGCTCATCGTCGTCGCCAGCGGCTTCGGCGACGACACGTCGCGGCTGGCCCTCACGGCCGGGCTCGCGCTCATGGTCGTGATCGTGCTCTCCACGCTTGTCGGCGCAACGGTGCCTCTGGCGCTGTCCCGCATTGGCATCGACCCCGCGCTCGCGATGGGGCCGTTTATCACGGTCTCGAACGACATCCTCGGCCTGACCATCTTTTTCGCCGTCGCGACCGTCTTGTACCTCTAG
- a CDS encoding sigma-70 family RNA polymerase sigma factor codes for MSRPPGPPLTEALRRAQSGDEVAMDSLLPFVYDELQSLAAQQLRQERSAHTLNATALVHEAYLKLINQRDASWQNRAHFFGIASIAMRRVLIQYAERRGAAKRGGGVAAVTLIEDGIAREAPTEHLLALDEALTRLGVFAERAARVVEMRFFGGLSQDEIAEALGVSVPTVQRDWKTARAWLARELSDDVFTPEAS; via the coding sequence ATGTCCCGCCCGCCCGGCCCCCCGCTCACCGAAGCCCTCCGCCGCGCGCAGAGCGGCGACGAGGTCGCGATGGACTCGCTGCTCCCGTTCGTGTACGACGAGCTCCAGTCTCTCGCGGCGCAGCAGCTCCGGCAGGAACGGTCCGCGCACACGCTCAACGCGACGGCGCTGGTACATGAGGCGTACCTCAAGCTGATCAACCAGCGCGACGCCAGCTGGCAGAACCGCGCCCACTTTTTCGGCATCGCATCCATCGCCATGCGCCGCGTGCTGATCCAGTACGCCGAGCGGCGGGGGGCGGCCAAACGGGGCGGGGGCGTGGCCGCGGTCACGCTAATCGAGGACGGCATCGCGCGAGAGGCCCCTACCGAGCACCTGCTCGCGCTCGACGAAGCCCTGACGCGCCTCGGCGTGTTCGCCGAGCGCGCTGCCCGCGTGGTCGAGATGCGCTTCTTTGGTGGCCTCAGCCAGGACGAGATCGCCGAAGCCCTCGGCGTCTCCGTCCCCACCGTGCAGCGCGATTGGAAAACCGCCCGCGCGTGGCTGGCCCGCGAACTGAGCGACGACGTGTTCACGCCAGAGGCCTCCTGA